Within the Bacteroidota bacterium genome, the region CCATTCGGTGCCATTATCTGTCGTAAGAAAAACACCCGCCTCAGTACCCGCAAACAGAGTTATTCCGGAAACACCGAGAGCCCATATATAGCGATTGGGTAAACCGCTGCTGGCGGCAATCCAACTTGTCCCGTTGTTCGTGGAACGAAAGACATAGTGTGTAGCGGCAAAGAGGTTCATGCCGGAAGTGGCGAGTGCGGTCACCCAGTAGTCCGGCAGACCTGTACTCACCTGAATCCAAGAGGATCCACTGTTGGACGAAAGGAAGACTCCGCCACCGTAGCTCGTTGCAAACAAATTTGTGTCAGAGATTGCAAAACTATTTGTCCATGTATTTGACAGCCGGGATTGAGTCCACGAAATACCATTATCGGTCGAAACAAAAGCCCCGCTTCCCTCGGTTCCGGAAAAGAGAATTGTGTCCGATGGTCCGTTGGAGTAGATCGCAAGGGCATTGATTCCAAGGTTGGTCAAGCCGTTATTTACAGCTGTCCAGGTAGTCCCGCTGTTTGTGGAGAAGAACACGCCCCCGTAACGGCTTCCGGCGAAAACATTCGAGCCATAACAAGCGAGAGCGTTAATTGTAAGACCCGTCAAGCCCGTACTTGCCGGAGTCCAACTCAAGCCATTATCGGTCGAAAGAAAAACATCACCGTCAGTAGTTCCGACAAAGAGATTCGCCCCCGAAAAGGAGAAAGCACGTATCTGCTTATTCTGCAACCCGGTGATTTCGCTTGACCAGCTTGAGCCGTTGTCCAGGGAACGAAAAAGGCCTCCCGCCGTTCCCGCAAAAAGATACATATCGAAGACGGCAAGAACCCTTACTGTCATATTGGTTAAGCCATTGTTGATCTGCGTCCAGGTCATTCCGTCGTTGCTCGACCGGAAAGCACCGTTATCTGTTCCGGCAAAGAGGTTCGTCCCGCTGACCAAGAGTGAGTACACAACTGTCCCACTAAGACCTGTACTCGCGTTCGCCCAAGTCGAACCGTTATCGGTTGAGCGATAGACTTCACCAAGGGTTCCCGCAAAAAGACTTGTTCCGCGAACTGCAAGTGAATAGATGTCGTCGGATATCATGCCTGTGCTTCGCCGGATCCAAGACTGTCCGTTATCGGTAGAAAGGAAGATGCCGCCTTGGGAAGTACTCCCGGCATAGATATTTGTTCCGCCCACCATATTGGAAGATGTTGCAACCGCACGAATGTAACCGCCTGCCGGTCCGCCAGTTTGTACCCATTGGGCTTGGATCAATCCTGTATTGATCCAACTTGTAAAAAGCAATATGTAGATTGCGTGCTTCATATGACCCTCCACTTCCGAGAAGTGTCAATAGTAGGCCTCGAATCACTGTAGGGACGTCCGAAAGAACGTCCCTACGGGAAGATTCACACTACACAACCCCCTGATCCATCATCGCATCTGCGACCTTGAGGAAGCCGCCGATGTTCGCGCCGTTCACGTAGTTGCCCGGCGTGCCGAACCGTTCGGCGACGATGACACACGTTGTGTGTATCTCCGTCATGATCATCCTCAGGCGGTTGTCAACTTCCTCACGCGTCCAGGGGAGACGCATGCTGTTCTGCGCCATCTCGAGTCCGGAGGTCGCCACGCCGCCGGCGTTTGCCGCCTTGCCGGGTCCGTACAGGATTCCGGCATCGAGAAACACCTTCACCCCGTCGAGTGTCGTCGGCATGTTTGCCCCCTCGGCAACGCAGTAGATGCCGTTACGCAACAGGTTCTGCGCGTCCTTGCCGTTGATCTCGTTTTGTGTCGCACTCGGGAACGCGCAAGTTGCCTTGTGGTCCCACAGCGGATTGGAGTCGGCTTTCGGGTCTATCTCTTTGTACATGGCACCCTTGTACTTCTCCGCATACTCCTTAATGCGCCCGCGGCGGACATTCTTCAAATCCATAACAAACGCAAGCTTCTCTTTCGTTATTCCCGCTTCATCATAAATGTAACCATTGGAATCGGAAAGTGTTACCGCTTTGCCGCCGAGTTGGTTGATTTTTTCAACTGTAAATTGCGCAACGTTGCCGCTGCCGGAGACGAGGCACGTTTTTCCCTCGAGAGTCTGCTTGCGGGTCCCGAGCATTTCGGCCGCAAAGTACACCGCGCCATAGCCCGTTGCTTCGGGGCGTATGAGCGAGCCGCCCCAGTTCAGACCTTTGCCCGTGAGAACGCCGGTGAATTCGTTTCTCAGTTTCTTGTACATGCCGAACAAGTAGCCGATCTCTCGCCCGCCGACGCCGATGTCACCCGCCGGAACGTCGGTGTCGGGTCCGATGTGACGGAACAACTCCGCCATGAATGCCTGGCAAAAGCGCATCACCTTCAAATCGCTTTTTCCTTTCGGATCGAAATCGGAGCCGCCCTTGCCGCCGCCCATCGGTAGCGTGGTGAGACTGTTCTTGAACACTTGCTCGAAGGCGAGAAACTTGAGAATTCCCTGATTGACGGACGGATGAAACCGCAATCCCCCTTTATAGGGCCCGATTGAGCTGTTCATTTCGATGCGGTATCCGCGATTGATGTGGGTTTCGCCCTGTTCATCAACCCACGGAACACGGAAAGTAATGATGCGTTCGGGTTCGATGATGCGTTCGAGAATTTTCGCCGCCCTGTATTCGGGATGGCGTTCAAGCACGAGCGACAACGACTCGGCCACTTCCTGCACCGCTTGGTGGAACTCCGGTTCTGCCGGATTCTTCGCCTTCACCTCAGCCATCAGGTCTTGCACGTAGGTTGACATACTGTCTCCTTCTGGTGATGTTGTGTGTGATTGTTGATTCAATAAGCGCCACACAGGATTGCTTCGGCGAGTGTGGTGTGTGTTGGTGAGAACTCTCCAAGTGTCCCCTTCTCGTTCAACATCACACAAAGTGAGTTCTCAATACTTTTGCGGAACGTTCCGCTCTCGTCAGGAGAGGGAGGAGGGGTGGGTTTCTATGTGAAAGAACGAGCCGGACTATGTGCCCGGCTTGAGAATGACGCCGATGTTCTTGTGCCCGTTGATCTTCACGGTTATCGGATTTACAAAACGCAAATGCCTTGTGAAGTCAAGCTCTTCTATAGCGGGCTGTTGCGCCAACCACTCCCAATCAATGAAGCCCTGGTGATTGGCGGAGTTGACAGTGAAATAGCCGACACGAAACGATGTAATGTTCTGGAAAAAATGCGAA harbors:
- the gdhA gene encoding NADP-specific glutamate dehydrogenase, giving the protein MSTYVQDLMAEVKAKNPAEPEFHQAVQEVAESLSLVLERHPEYRAAKILERIIEPERIITFRVPWVDEQGETHINRGYRIEMNSSIGPYKGGLRFHPSVNQGILKFLAFEQVFKNSLTTLPMGGGKGGSDFDPKGKSDLKVMRFCQAFMAELFRHIGPDTDVPAGDIGVGGREIGYLFGMYKKLRNEFTGVLTGKGLNWGGSLIRPEATGYGAVYFAAEMLGTRKQTLEGKTCLVSGSGNVAQFTVEKINQLGGKAVTLSDSNGYIYDEAGITKEKLAFVMDLKNVRRGRIKEYAEKYKGAMYKEIDPKADSNPLWDHKATCAFPSATQNEINGKDAQNLLRNGIYCVAEGANMPTTLDGVKVFLDAGILYGPGKAANAGGVATSGLEMAQNSMRLPWTREEVDNRLRMIMTEIHTTCVIVAERFGTPGNYVNGANIGGFLKVADAMMDQGVV